ATCCGGTTTTTCGCGCATTTTGTCTTCCGCCTGAATACGGTCGTAAATCCATCCGTTGCTGTCCATGACGACATAGTTCATAAGCATAATATTGCGGTCCATTTTCGGATCCATATTTTCAGGGACATTCCGTGAAATGACATATTCCGTGAATTGCGGAGTAGCTGTTAAAGATTCCAGTTCAAATACGGCTCCCCCGTATTCCTTTATAATAGCCGGATTCAGCTTGAATCCGGAGCTTACTACGCTTTGCCCTGCTTCCGCTTGGGAAGCCGCATGAACGGCGTGCGACGACAAAGTTCCTCCGATTAATAACGCTGTACTTAGATATACAATGGTTGTTTTTTTCATGATTATTTCCTCCTTTATCTGATGAAACAAAACACATATCCGGGCTCCTTTATCAATTTGGACCAAGATGATGCATTGTTGTTTCTACACTATAGGCGAAGGAAATAACAAGAAGGTTCAGACAGGAATCATTTTAGTCCGATGGATAGATTGCAAGTTACGCCATACTGACCGTAGCTTCATAGGCTGCTTGCGCTGAAAGTTAATCACCAGAAAATGAAGAAGAACCGACTCATTTTTCATAGCCGGCTCTTTTGCATCAAACCTTATAGATATCGCAAGACTAAAACTCATGTGCAGTAAGTACGTTATCCGGCGCTTTTTGGTTCATAATCGGCACCATGACCAGTGCTCCAAGAAGAAATAGGAATCCGGCTCCGCCATATATCGTACTCAGCGAAAAGGCATCCTTTAACGCACCAGCGAAAGACATGGAAATGACCATCATGCCTACGAACATCGGATTCAGAACCCCATTCACCCGACCGACAATGGAAGCATGTGACCATTTCAGGATCATGGTGCTGATTCCGATATGAATGCAAGGGAACACTAGCCCATTCAGAAATTGAACGGTCAGCGTGACCGTAACGCTCGTCGAATAACCGACAATGGCTGTGCAGACCGCGCCTGCGAGCATGCCTATTGCAAGAAGAACCTGCGGCGGAACCCGCTTCGCAAAGACGGCAACGATCCCCCCGCCGATCAGCATGGCTACGCCATTCACCATCAGCAGATATTGCAGGAACTCCTCGCTCCTACCCAGCCGCTCCGTTACGATAAACAGGTTGAGAGCCTGGGCTACGCCAACAGCAAGTCCTGCGAGAATGAACGCGAGTCCGAGCATGCGCAGCACTTGGCTTTGCCAAACATAGCGGAAGCCTTCCGCGAAATCTTTACGGAATTGCCCTTTGACTGCGGCCGTTTGAGATTTCATATTATCCTCAGGAAGGCGAATCAGGACGAGTGCGGAAAGCAGAAAGACCACGCCCATCACAGCGATTGATGTTTCAAGTCCAAACGTGCTGTAAACGAAGGTGCCAAGCATAGGGCCAAGCACCATGAAGATGGCCATCAGCGATTGAAACAAAGCCATCCCTTGCTGCAGTTGTTCTTCGGACACATGATACTTAAATAACCGCATACTTGAAGGTTGCGAGAACTGCGAAAGAATAGCCGAGATGAATGCGACAAGGTAGACGGATTGCCAAGAACCGAAATGTATGGTAAGAAGCACTACGAATACCGATACCGCGGATA
Above is a window of Paenibacillus sp. FSL K6-1330 DNA encoding:
- a CDS encoding MFS transporter translates to MNRHDKSTNAPSLLRNRFLQTILLSSVLLQIGIWVRNFAILLYVADRTNNDPYAISLISVAEFAPIFVFSFIGGTFADRWRPKRTMIWCDLLSAVSVFVVLLTIHFGSWQSVYLVAFISAILSQFSQPSSMRLFKYHVSEEQLQQGMALFQSLMAIFMVLGPMLGTFVYSTFGLETSIAVMGVVFLLSALVLIRLPEDNMKSQTAAVKGQFRKDFAEGFRYVWQSQVLRMLGLAFILAGLAVGVAQALNLFIVTERLGRSEEFLQYLLMVNGVAMLIGGGIVAVFAKRVPPQVLLAIGMLAGAVCTAIVGYSTSVTVTLTVQFLNGLVFPCIHIGISTMILKWSHASIVGRVNGVLNPMFVGMMVISMSFAGALKDAFSLSTIYGGAGFLFLLGALVMVPIMNQKAPDNVLTAHEF